The following coding sequences are from one Ornithodoros turicata isolate Travis chromosome 1, ASM3712646v1, whole genome shotgun sequence window:
- the LOC135372672 gene encoding uncharacterized protein K02A2.6-like, with protein sequence MTTLDAAAEGQFQGRESATHRFHGPGTFDPTKEDWELYKIRFQASLDVAGIATDTDKRDLFITSLGPDTFKLLYSLVQPRDVTEVSFVDLIKKLDEFYAPKRFKEFARARLFSAKQAETQSVAQFLTRLRAIISNCEYESETDIRASSLLTAFIVGLRDQRLRARLVLEKGLTIDAALKLSESILSAEQESRLLEEGTASSSSSFATVQDKSEDSKPVRCFRCGNLNHAESACRFRQEECRLCKKKGHIAKMCKNNPRMKKGKIKAVTDIFLAEERDGKFVLCTILGQDVQLQVDTGSRHTLLNHQSWIKLGKTKLSPPSYSLQGFNKNPIALKGQGQVEVAYQGRTHHLEIVVTESLHRNLLGREWIEKLGVDLNKLFVGALDNVPSSLTNTLETHRELFKKGLGRCQKVKVHVQRWRVPEVFQTKAHSIRITFLG encoded by the coding sequence ATGACTACGTTGGACGCAGCAGCAGAAGGCCAGTTCCAAGGAAGAGAATCGGCTACGCATCGATTTCATGGACCGGGGACCTTCGACCCTACAAAGGAAGACTGGGAGCTATATAAGATAAGGTTTCAAGCTTCATTGGATGTAGCCGGAATTGCGACGGATACCGACAAGAGGGACTTGTTCATAACGTCGCTAGGACCTGACACTTTCAAGCTACTGTACTCGTTGGTTCAGCCGAGGGACGTCACGGAAGTCTCGTTTGTGGACCTCATCAAAAAACTAGATGAATTCTACGCGCCGAAACGCTTTAAAGAGTTCGCAAGAGCAAGGCTTTTCTCAGCAAAGCAGGCGGAAACGCAATCGGTGGCACAATTTTTGACGAGGTTACGTGCAATTATCTCGAACTGTGAGTACGAGTCTGAGACAGACATTCGAGCTTCGTCGTTGTTGACGGCATTTATCGTCGGTCTACGGGACCAGAGACTCAGGGCAAGGTTAGTTCTTGAGAAGGGTCTTACCATAGATGCTGCCCTGAAGCTGTCGGAAAGCATACTTTCTGCTGAACAGGAGTCGCGACTGCTTGAAGAAGGAACCGCATCGAGCAGTTCATCCTTTGCTACAGTGCAAGATAAAAGCGAGGACTCTAAACCAGTTAGGTGTTTTCGATGTGGTAACCTCAATCACGCTGAAAGCGCGTGTCGATTTCGACAGGAAGAGTGTCGTTTGTGCAAGAAGAAAGGTCATATTGCTAAAATGTGCAAGAACAACCCCAGGATGAAAAAAGGGAAAATCAAAGCTGTCACGGATATATTTCTCGCGGAAGAGAGAGACGGCAAGTTTGTGCTTTGCACGATTTTAGGACAGGACGTTCAACTGCAAGTTGATACCGGATCTAGACATACACTTCTAAATCACCAGTCATGGATAAAGCTTGGGAAGACGAAGCTTAGTCCACCTTCGTATAGCTTGCAAGGTTTCAACAAAAATCCAATTGCTCTCAAGGGTCAAGGGCAGGTAGAAGTTGCATACCAAGGTCGAACCCATCACCTGGAGATTGTGGTTACTGAGTCTCTCCACAGAAAtcttcttggcagagaatggaTTGAGAAGTTGGGAGTTGATCTTAACAAGCTGTTTGTGGGAGCTCTGGATAACGTACCCTCTTCTCTGACAAATACCTTAGAGACTCATAGGGAATTGTTCAAGAAAGGTCTCGGCAGATGCCAAAAGGTCAAAGTGCACGTTCAAAGATGGCGCGTCCCCGAAGTTTTTCAAACCAAGGCCCATTCCATTCGCATTACGTTCCTTGGTTGA